The following proteins are encoded in a genomic region of Mycobacterium sp. 155:
- a CDS encoding proteasome assembly chaperone family protein: MADSSDHPEHHYQPDQSGMYELEFPAPQLSASDGRGPVMIHALEGFSDAGHAIRLAAEHLKNSLDTELVASFAIDELLDYRSRRPLMTFKTDHFTGYEDPELNLYALHDSVGTPFLLLAGMEPDLRWERFITAVRLLAERLGVRQTIGLGTIPMAVPHTRPITLTAHANNKELIAEHTPWVGEVQVPASVSNLLEFRMAQHGHEVVGFTVHVPHYLAQTEYPPAAEALLAEVARTGSLQLPLAALSEAGAEVYGKINEQVEASTEVAQVVTALERQYDAFVAAQENRSLLARDDELPSGDELGAEFERFLAQQAGDKFKDDKYKDDRYRSDRYTDGPDDVDPNHP, from the coding sequence ATGGCCGACAGTAGCGACCACCCTGAGCACCACTACCAGCCCGATCAGAGCGGGATGTACGAGCTGGAGTTCCCGGCACCGCAGTTGTCGGCGTCCGACGGACGCGGCCCGGTGATGATCCACGCGCTGGAAGGATTCTCCGATGCCGGCCACGCGATCCGGCTGGCGGCCGAGCATCTGAAGAACAGCCTCGATACCGAGCTGGTCGCCTCGTTCGCCATCGACGAACTGCTCGACTACCGGTCGCGCCGGCCACTGATGACGTTCAAGACCGACCATTTCACCGGCTACGAAGACCCCGAACTCAACCTCTACGCCCTGCACGACAGTGTCGGCACGCCGTTCCTGCTGCTGGCCGGCATGGAACCGGACCTGCGCTGGGAGCGATTCATCACCGCGGTCCGGTTGCTCGCCGAGCGGCTCGGTGTCCGTCAGACGATCGGTCTCGGCACTATCCCGATGGCGGTGCCGCACACCCGTCCCATCACGTTGACCGCGCACGCCAACAACAAGGAGTTGATCGCCGAGCACACTCCATGGGTCGGCGAGGTGCAGGTGCCTGCCAGTGTGTCCAATCTCCTGGAATTCCGGATGGCCCAGCACGGTCACGAGGTGGTCGGGTTCACCGTCCACGTTCCGCATTACCTGGCCCAGACCGAGTATCCGCCCGCAGCCGAGGCGCTGCTGGCCGAGGTGGCGAGAACGGGTTCGCTGCAATTGCCGCTGGCCGCTCTGTCCGAGGCCGGCGCCGAGGTGTACGGAAAGATCAACGAGCAGGTTGAGGCGAGCACCGAGGTCGCCCAAGTGGTGACAGCGCTGGAGCGACAGTACGATGCTTTCGTTGCTGCACAGGAGAATCGATCTCTACTGGCGCGGGACGACGAACTGCCCAGCGGTGACGAGTTGGGTGCCGAGTTCGAACGTTTCCTCGCCCAGCAGGCCGGTGACAAGTTCAAAGACGACAAGTACAAAGACGACAGATATCGGAGCGACCGGTACACGGACGGCCCGGACGATGTAGACCCGAACCACCCCTAG
- a CDS encoding alpha/beta fold hydrolase produces the protein MTERKPNLRSVREVTPALEFRTVHGYRRAYRVAGSGPAILLIHGIGDNSTTWHTVQTALAQRFTVIAPDLLGHGRSDKPRADYSVAAYANGMRDLLSVLDIDRVTVVGHSLGGGVAMQFAYQFPQLVDRLVLVGSGGVTKDVNVALRIAALPLGSEALALLRLPLVLPTLQIIGRAAGTLFGSTGIGRDIPDMLRILADLPEPTASSAFARTLRAVVDWRGQVVTMLDRCYLTESVPVQLIWGALDSVIPVSHAQMAHAAMPGSRLEIFEGSGHFPFHDDPDRFVETVERFIDSTEPAVYDQEMLRNLLRTGISEAAISGPLDTQVAVLDAMEADERSAT, from the coding sequence ATGACGGAACGAAAGCCCAATCTGCGGTCGGTGCGGGAGGTCACGCCGGCACTGGAGTTCCGCACGGTTCACGGGTATCGCCGTGCGTACCGGGTGGCTGGGTCTGGTCCGGCGATCCTGCTCATTCACGGCATCGGTGACAACTCGACCACCTGGCATACCGTGCAGACCGCGCTCGCACAGCGGTTCACCGTCATCGCGCCGGATCTGCTCGGGCACGGCCGCTCGGACAAACCCCGCGCGGACTATTCAGTCGCCGCCTACGCCAACGGTATGCGGGACCTGCTCAGCGTCCTCGATATCGACCGGGTCACCGTCGTCGGCCACTCGCTCGGCGGTGGGGTGGCGATGCAATTCGCCTACCAGTTCCCGCAGTTGGTCGACCGCCTAGTTCTCGTCGGCTCCGGCGGGGTGACCAAGGACGTCAATGTCGCACTGCGTATCGCCGCACTGCCGTTGGGTAGCGAGGCGCTGGCCTTGTTGCGATTGCCACTCGTCCTGCCCACGCTGCAAATCATCGGCCGCGCCGCGGGAACGTTGTTCGGCTCCACCGGTATCGGACGCGACATCCCCGACATGTTGCGTATTCTGGCCGATCTGCCTGAGCCCACCGCTTCATCCGCGTTCGCCCGCACGCTACGCGCCGTAGTGGACTGGCGGGGCCAGGTCGTCACCATGCTGGACCGCTGTTACTTGACCGAATCCGTTCCTGTACAACTCATCTGGGGCGCATTGGACTCGGTGATCCCGGTCAGTCACGCTCAGATGGCACATGCGGCAATGCCCGGTTCCCGGTTGGAAATCTTCGAGGGATCCGGGCATTTTCCATTCCATGACGATCCCGACCGTTTCGTCGAGACAGTGGAACGGTTCATCGACTCCACCGAACCTGCTGTCTACGACCAGGAAATGCTGCGAAATCTGTTGCGCACCGGGATCAGTGAGGCCGCCATCTCGGGACCCCTCGACACCCAAGTCGCTGTGCTCGACGCCATGGAAGCCGACGAACGCAGCGCCACCTAG
- a CDS encoding PhzF family phenazine biosynthesis protein: MAIDVTVLRVFTDPDGKFGNPLGVIDNSTVDPADRQRIATELGYSETIFIDVPPPGGNSAHARIYTPTAELAFAGHPTVGASWWLRDIGKPVKTLQVPAGIVQVEYDDELAAVNARSEWAPEFIIHDLTSIDELMAAQPDDFSDDVENYLWTWIDRDQGVLRSRMFAPHLGIPEDEATGAAAVRMTDYLSCDLTIIQGKGSVIYTRWSPEGWVRVAGSVANDGTTQLD, encoded by the coding sequence ATGGCCATTGATGTGACCGTACTGCGCGTGTTCACCGATCCGGACGGCAAGTTCGGCAATCCGCTCGGCGTGATCGACAACAGCACTGTGGACCCCGCCGACCGCCAGCGGATTGCCACCGAATTAGGTTACAGCGAAACGATTTTCATCGATGTTCCACCGCCGGGCGGCAACTCGGCCCACGCCCGGATCTACACGCCGACAGCGGAACTGGCATTCGCCGGACACCCGACCGTGGGAGCCTCGTGGTGGCTACGCGACATCGGGAAGCCGGTCAAGACTCTGCAGGTGCCGGCCGGGATCGTGCAGGTTGAATACGATGACGAACTGGCCGCGGTGAACGCCCGCTCGGAGTGGGCTCCGGAATTCATCATTCATGATCTGACCTCCATCGACGAGCTGATGGCCGCGCAGCCCGACGACTTCTCCGACGACGTCGAGAACTACCTGTGGACATGGATCGACCGGGATCAGGGTGTGCTGCGTTCGCGGATGTTTGCCCCGCATCTGGGCATCCCAGAGGATGAAGCCACCGGGGCGGCCGCCGTGCGGATGACCGACTATCTCAGCTGCGATCTGACGATCATCCAGGGCAAGGGTTCGGTGATCTACACGCGGTGGAGCCCCGAAGGCTGGGTTCGGGTGGCAGGCAGTGTCGCCAACGACGGCACCACCCAACTGGACTAG
- the nrdR gene encoding transcriptional regulator NrdR: protein MHCPFCRHPDSRVVDSREADEGQAIRRRRSCPECGRRFTTVETAVLAVVKRSGVTEPFSREKVVRGVRRACQGRQVDDDALNLLAQQVEDAVRGLGTPEIPSHEVGLAILGPLRELDEVAYLRFASVYRSFTSAEDFEREIEALRAHRSD, encoded by the coding sequence ATGCACTGTCCCTTCTGCCGTCATCCCGATTCGCGGGTGGTCGATTCCCGGGAGGCCGATGAGGGGCAGGCTATCCGGCGCAGGCGATCGTGCCCTGAATGTGGTCGCCGGTTCACCACGGTGGAGACCGCGGTGCTGGCCGTGGTCAAACGCAGCGGTGTTACCGAACCGTTCAGCCGGGAGAAGGTGGTGCGTGGCGTACGGCGCGCCTGCCAGGGCCGACAGGTGGACGACGATGCGCTCAACTTGCTGGCCCAACAGGTCGAGGACGCTGTGCGGGGCCTAGGTACGCCGGAGATTCCCAGCCATGAGGTCGGCCTGGCGATCCTGGGACCTCTGCGGGAACTTGACGAGGTGGCCTACCTGCGATTCGCCTCGGTGTACCGGTCGTTCACCTCGGCCGAAGATTTCGAACGGGAGATTGAGGCGCTACGCGCACACCGATCTGACTGA
- a CDS encoding LysM peptidoglycan-binding domain-containing protein: protein MAILHIPAETRASVLASRPRPLPPQHDVRPVRRPRSVHRPTPMRSGGAALRYRGTGVLMSRASHRRKPITPITTVLLALMAAAITVWLGLVAQLGGVVGASAPTPGELAVVQVHTGESLQQVARRVAPDAPVAQVVEQIRDLNQLKSVAVEAGQTLIAPVG from the coding sequence ATGGCCATCCTCCACATCCCCGCAGAGACCCGCGCATCTGTGTTGGCGAGTCGGCCCCGTCCGCTGCCGCCGCAGCATGACGTGCGTCCTGTCCGCCGGCCCAGGTCGGTACACCGCCCCACTCCGATGCGTTCGGGCGGAGCGGCACTGCGTTATCGCGGCACCGGGGTGCTGATGTCGCGGGCATCGCATCGCCGCAAGCCGATCACACCGATCACCACGGTCCTGTTGGCGTTGATGGCCGCCGCGATCACCGTGTGGCTGGGCCTGGTGGCGCAGCTGGGCGGCGTGGTCGGGGCCTCGGCGCCGACACCCGGTGAGCTGGCTGTGGTTCAAGTACACACCGGCGAATCTCTGCAGCAGGTGGCCCGGCGAGTGGCACCCGATGCGCCGGTGGCCCAGGTCGTGGAGCAGATCCGCGACCTGAACCAGCTCAAGTCGGTCGCTGTCGAGGCTGGCCAGACCCTCATCGCACCAGTCGGCTGA
- the lexA gene encoding transcriptional repressor LexA, protein MSDESTDSPADNDGAGRRRTPDASLTERQRTILEVIRASVTSRGYPPSIREIGDAVGLTSTSSVAHQLRTLERKGYLRRDPNRPRAVDVRAADDPAVTPLVATDVAGSDALPEPTFVPVLGRIAAGGPILAEQAVEDVFPLPRELVGEGSLFLLKVVGDSMVDAAICDGDWVVVRQQNVADNGDIVAAMIDGEATVKTFKRTRGQVWLMPHNPAYDPIPGNDAAILGKVVTVIRKI, encoded by the coding sequence ATGAGCGACGAGAGCACCGACAGCCCGGCCGACAACGACGGCGCCGGTCGGCGCCGCACCCCCGACGCCAGCCTCACCGAGCGGCAACGGACCATCCTCGAGGTGATCCGCGCGTCGGTCACCAGTCGCGGCTACCCCCCGAGCATCCGGGAGATCGGCGATGCGGTCGGCTTGACCTCGACATCCTCGGTCGCACATCAGTTGCGCACGCTGGAGCGCAAAGGCTACCTACGGCGCGACCCCAACCGGCCACGCGCGGTCGACGTCCGCGCCGCAGACGATCCGGCGGTCACCCCGCTGGTGGCCACTGACGTGGCGGGATCGGATGCCTTGCCGGAGCCCACGTTCGTACCCGTGTTGGGTCGTATCGCCGCGGGCGGTCCGATCCTGGCCGAACAAGCCGTCGAGGACGTGTTCCCCCTGCCCCGTGAACTTGTCGGCGAAGGCTCGCTGTTCCTGCTCAAAGTGGTCGGTGACTCAATGGTCGACGCTGCGATTTGCGACGGCGACTGGGTGGTGGTGCGCCAGCAGAACGTCGCCGACAACGGCGACATCGTCGCGGCGATGATCGACGGCGAAGCGACCGTCAAGACGTTCAAGCGGACCCGCGGCCAGGTGTGGCTCATGCCGCACAACCCCGCCTACGATCCGATCCCGGGCAACGACGCGGCCATCCTCGGCAAGGTCGTCACCGTCATCCGCAAGATCTAG